The following proteins are encoded in a genomic region of Streptococcus cristatus AS 1.3089:
- a CDS encoding phosphoribosyltransferase domain-containing protein: MTYLLKVEDFVNIEENKSSFVINDMVAICKRNNNPNRDYLFVNKYQAKHYPVKAHNTLQLFYELYREIKRQIPSDKRILVVGFSETATGIAQAIMHMALENKDLKTVFYLQTTRESINTDIQNISFEEEHSHASTQKLYYRSDIPDYDTVLFIEDEITTGNTIVNFIEKFQKIKDGISFAAASILNWQNTKNRKIFQEKGIKRIYLVSGKMRDNTPLIELKETTLEKPRLTSDVHYHLSDNLNPRTGLTKEEFLVFQETALNRLTSQVSRKSKEETIAVIGTEENMWLPIRLAQELDAEVRSTTRSPISLSSEDNYLFHNGIALASAYETNRMTFLYDIERHYDQIIIVYEVMTDAFRTALQNKLQPFSKQTLIFVKQ; encoded by the coding sequence ATGACCTATCTTTTAAAAGTAGAAGATTTTGTTAATATAGAAGAAAATAAGAGTTCCTTCGTTATCAATGATATGGTTGCTATTTGCAAGCGAAATAATAATCCCAATCGAGACTATTTATTTGTTAATAAATATCAAGCTAAGCATTATCCTGTTAAAGCCCATAACACGCTGCAGCTATTTTACGAACTCTATCGAGAAATAAAAAGGCAAATTCCTTCTGACAAGCGTATTTTGGTTGTTGGGTTTTCTGAGACGGCTACTGGAATCGCCCAGGCAATCATGCATATGGCCTTGGAAAATAAAGATCTGAAAACTGTCTTTTATTTACAGACTACTCGAGAAAGCATTAATACGGATATCCAAAATATCTCTTTCGAAGAAGAACATTCACATGCAAGCACACAAAAACTATATTACAGATCAGATATTCCTGACTACGATACTGTTTTGTTTATCGAAGATGAAATAACAACAGGAAATACAATTGTTAACTTTATTGAAAAATTTCAAAAAATTAAAGACGGTATTTCTTTTGCAGCCGCTTCTATATTAAACTGGCAAAATACAAAGAATCGTAAGATTTTTCAAGAAAAAGGAATCAAAAGAATATACCTAGTCAGTGGTAAAATGAGAGATAATACTCCTCTCATAGAGCTGAAAGAAACAACACTGGAAAAACCAAGACTAACTTCAGACGTTCACTATCATTTATCTGACAACCTCAATCCTCGAACAGGTCTCACTAAAGAAGAGTTTTTAGTCTTCCAAGAAACTGCTCTAAATCGATTGACTTCGCAAGTCTCTCGGAAATCTAAAGAAGAAACAATAGCCGTCATTGGAACTGAGGAAAACATGTGGTTACCAATTAGACTAGCCCAAGAACTTGATGCAGAGGTTCGCTCCACCACAAGAAGTCCTATTTCCCTCTCCAGTGAAGACAACTATCTTTTCCATAACGGCATAGCTTTGGCCAGTGCTTACGAAACGAATAGAATGACTTTCCTTTATGATATTGAACGTCATTATGACCAAATTATCATCGTCTATGAGGTTATGACTGATGCATTTCGAACAGCTCTTCAAAATAAACTGCAGCCCTTTAGTAAGCAAACATTAATTTTTGTTAAACAATAA
- a CDS encoding YceG family protein translates to MSTSLQNLPFELWRSITERKGIQATFAPVFTRYIGVENQSKYDSVLKTILVKAQEDSTHTIYFDGQIPMDADFDFINSIKNELASMEVSQIASQDITLFEDAELNHQFLISLEYITNLAIRQENFLNNSVRNNFICKMLLYAYLHIFSLSYQDRDYLTNKCIYYGSISRHDIYFLLLLNRFGFDVIYINPLKDDENFAQVDSDQISTVHKNTQILPIQSWTERAKNGQIIEENRSITLDIETQIEEQLFTNSGIYRPWQFRNGTTSPIFFNSTLIDVEQNWNAPAKVRNGFRTVEKTVYVPHFFFEIEGEYNPIDKYARLVNICSSSDNTLVLTSNGDELITHEINDSDKYQLMFCQLSNGSFDIEEIMKLPFYRYAPYNDETEKFLLNKINETIADTRLFKQPLTVSKEEILNFALLILQLDKRVIRLIDSFDFTGFIPKIVFFLEGETQLSKNTCYVLAYLGKIGFDIIIFSPAGLSDLNSYINAEYFNTIRLDVINYEQSFQAIQRKQKKQNFFSKLFN, encoded by the coding sequence ATGTCGACCAGTCTGCAAAATCTGCCCTTTGAACTTTGGCGTTCAATCACAGAACGAAAAGGAATACAAGCCACTTTCGCTCCTGTTTTTACACGATATATCGGGGTTGAAAATCAAAGTAAATATGATAGTGTATTAAAAACTATTTTGGTAAAAGCTCAAGAGGATTCAACTCACACTATTTACTTTGACGGCCAAATCCCAATGGATGCAGATTTTGATTTCATTAACAGCATAAAAAACGAGCTTGCTTCAATGGAAGTTAGTCAAATAGCCAGTCAGGATATTACACTCTTTGAAGATGCAGAGCTCAATCACCAATTTCTGATTTCTCTTGAATATATAACAAACCTTGCTATCCGTCAAGAAAATTTCCTGAATAACAGCGTGAGAAATAATTTTATATGCAAAATGCTACTCTATGCATACTTACATATTTTTAGCTTATCCTATCAAGATAGAGATTACCTTACAAACAAGTGCATCTACTATGGTAGTATTTCAAGACACGATATATATTTCTTGCTGTTACTAAATCGCTTTGGATTTGATGTCATTTATATCAATCCACTAAAAGATGATGAAAATTTTGCTCAAGTTGACTCTGATCAAATCAGTACTGTCCATAAAAACACTCAAATCCTGCCTATCCAAAGTTGGACAGAAAGAGCTAAAAATGGACAGATTATAGAGGAAAATCGTTCAATTACACTGGATATAGAAACACAAATTGAAGAACAGTTATTTACAAATTCTGGCATTTATAGGCCTTGGCAGTTCCGAAATGGAACGACAAGCCCCATTTTTTTCAATTCAACTTTAATTGATGTAGAACAAAATTGGAACGCACCTGCAAAAGTTCGGAATGGATTTAGGACCGTTGAGAAAACAGTCTATGTCCCACATTTCTTTTTTGAAATAGAGGGAGAATATAATCCAATTGACAAGTATGCCCGCTTGGTCAATATCTGCTCTTCGTCTGACAATACGCTCGTTTTAACATCCAATGGTGATGAACTGATTACTCACGAAATTAATGATTCCGATAAGTATCAGCTTATGTTTTGTCAACTCAGTAATGGAAGTTTTGATATTGAGGAGATTATGAAGCTCCCATTCTATCGCTATGCTCCTTATAACGATGAAACAGAAAAATTCCTTCTCAATAAGATTAACGAAACCATTGCTGATACTCGACTATTCAAACAACCATTGACAGTATCCAAAGAAGAAATATTAAACTTTGCATTGTTGATTCTACAGTTGGATAAAAGAGTAATTCGACTCATAGATAGCTTTGATTTTACTGGCTTTATACCCAAGATTGTATTTTTCTTGGAAGGCGAAACTCAGTTATCAAAAAATACTTGCTATGTCCTTGCCTATCTTGGAAAAATTGGTTTTGACATCATCATTTTTTCACCTGCCGGCTTATCTGATCTGAACTCTTATATTAATGCAGAGTACTTTAACACTATCAGATTAGATGTTATAAACTATGAGCAAAGTTTTCAAGCTATTCAACGAAAGCAGAAAAAACAAAATTTCTTCAGTAAACTTTTTAATTAA
- a CDS encoding cysteine protease StiP family protein: MNLVKTSYPESDVTILLQDVRGKVPVLDTAEREKLNQQGVHYSEMLPLEYAPTERYMKIYQESLATLSFETANAIASLSEKIFKKKGENLVLVSLARAGTPIGILIKRYLHYKYQLDVPHYSISIIRGKGIDIAAMNIIANKHHPKDIQFVDGWVGKGAINTVLEEACQRLAEENKLFSELDPTLAVLSDPASVTPLYGTRQDFLIPSACLNATVSGLVSRTVKLKEMSDDELHGAVYYAENEAYDHSLEFLDKVQSYFDQVQLDYFNPSQEELNEDFKGLDEVKKIAQSYNISDINKIKPGVGETTRVLLRRLPDRVLIREKANQKYLKHILQLCEEKQIPIEYVNLQKYNVCGIIKEVADL; encoded by the coding sequence ATGAATTTAGTAAAAACTAGTTACCCTGAATCCGATGTAACCATCCTCTTACAAGATGTGCGTGGAAAGGTTCCTGTATTAGACACTGCTGAAAGAGAAAAGTTAAATCAACAGGGCGTTCACTATTCCGAAATGCTACCTCTAGAATATGCCCCAACAGAGCGCTATATGAAAATCTATCAAGAAAGCCTCGCAACTCTTTCTTTTGAGACTGCTAACGCTATAGCAAGTCTTTCTGAAAAGATTTTCAAGAAAAAAGGAGAAAATCTTGTTTTAGTTTCCTTAGCAAGGGCAGGGACTCCTATAGGTATTCTAATAAAAAGGTACCTTCACTATAAGTATCAGCTTGATGTGCCACATTATAGTATTTCTATCATTAGAGGTAAAGGGATTGACATAGCTGCCATGAATATTATAGCCAACAAGCACCATCCTAAAGATATTCAATTCGTGGATGGTTGGGTTGGAAAAGGAGCAATAAATACTGTCCTAGAAGAAGCCTGCCAGAGGTTAGCAGAGGAAAATAAACTCTTTTCCGAACTTGATCCTACTCTAGCTGTACTCAGTGATCCAGCTTCGGTAACACCGCTTTATGGTACTCGTCAGGACTTTTTAATCCCTAGCGCTTGCTTAAATGCTACTGTCAGCGGCCTCGTCAGCAGGACGGTCAAATTAAAAGAAATGAGTGACGACGAGCTTCACGGAGCCGTTTATTATGCAGAAAACGAAGCTTACGACCATTCATTGGAATTCTTAGATAAAGTGCAATCCTATTTTGACCAAGTTCAATTAGATTATTTTAATCCTTCACAAGAAGAGCTCAATGAGGATTTCAAAGGATTGGACGAAGTTAAGAAAATCGCCCAATCCTACAACATTAGTGATATCAATAAAATAAAACCAGGAGTTGGTGAGACAACTAGAGTTCTGCTTAGGCGCCTTCCAGACAGGGTATTAATTCGAGAAAAGGCTAATCAAAAATACCTTAAACATATCCTTCAATTATGTGAAGAAAAGCAGATCCCAATCGAATATGTCAACTTACAGAAATATAATGTTTGTGGCATTATAAAGGAAGTCGCTGATTTATAG